The Neofelis nebulosa isolate mNeoNeb1 chromosome 16, mNeoNeb1.pri, whole genome shotgun sequence genome includes a window with the following:
- the SCN4A gene encoding sodium channel protein type 4 subunit alpha isoform X2 — MASSSLPTLVPLGPESLRPFTRESLAAIERRAVEEEARQQRNKQMEIEEPERKPRSDLEAGKSLPLIYGDPPPEVIGIPLEDLDPYYSDKKTFIVLNKGKAIFRFSATPALYMLSPFSIIRRGAIKVLIHSLFSMFIMITILTNCVFMTMSDPPSWSKHVEYTFTGIYTFESLIKMLARGFCIDDFTFLRDPWNWLDFSVIMMAYLTEFVDLGNISALRTFRVLRALKTITVIPGLKTIVGALIQSVKKLSDVMILTVFCLSVFALVGLQLFMGNLRQKCVRWPPPFNDTNTTWYGNDTWYGNETWYGNETWTGHESWASNSTFDWDAYINDEGNFYFLEGANDALLCGNSSDAGHCPEGYECIKAGRNPNYGYTSYDTFSWAFLALFRLMTQDYWENLFQLTLRAAGKTYMIFFVVIIFLGSFYLINLILAVVAMAYAEQNEATLAEDQEKEEEFQQMLEKFKKQQEELEKAKAAQALEGGEAHGDPAHGKDCNGSLDTSPGEKGPPRQSCSADSGISDAMEELEEAHQKCPPWWYKCAHKVLIWNCCAPWVKFKNIIHLIVMDPFVDLGITICIVLNTLFMAMEHYPMTEEFDNVLTVGNLVFTGIFTAEMVLKLIALDPYEYFQQGWNIFDSIIVTLSLVELGLANVQGLSVLRSFRLLRVFKLAKSWPTLNMLIKIIGNSVGALGNLTLVLAIIVFIFAVVGMQLFGKSYKECVCKIAADCSLPRWHMHDFFHSFLIVFRILCGEWIETMWDCMEVAGQAMCLTVFLMVMVIGNLVVLNLFLALLLSSFSADSLAASDEDGEMNNLQIAIGRIKWGIGFAKAFLLGLLRGKILSPKEIMLSLGGPEEAGAAEEAGESASEDEKKEPPPEEDDKDLKKHNHILSHVGLVDGSPPSIELDHLNFINNPYLTIHVPIASEESDLEMPTEEDTDTFSEPEDGKQPPQPLDGNSSVCSTADYKPPEEDPEEQAEENPEGEQPEECFTEACVQRCPFLYVDISQGRGKMWWTLRRACFKIVEHNWFETFIVFMILLSSGALAFEDIYIEQRRTIRTILEYADKVFTYIFILEMLLKWVAYGFKVYFTNAWCWLDFLIVDVSIISLVANWLGYSELGPIKSLRTLRALRPLRALSRFEGMRVVVNALLGAIPSIMNVLLVCLIFWLIFSIMGVNLFAGKFYYCINTTTSERFDISEVNNKSECESLMHTGQVRWLNVKVNYDNVGLGYLSLLQVATFKGWMDIMYAAVDSREKEEQPQYEVNIYMYLYFVIFIIFGSFFTLNLFIGVIIDNFNQQKKKFGGKDIFMTEEQKKYYNAMKKLGSKKPQKPIPRPQNKIQGMVYDCVTKQVFDITIMILICLNMVTMMVETDDQSQLKVDILYNINMVFIIIFTGECVLKMLALRQYYFTVGWNIFDFVVVILSIVGLALSDLIQKYFVSPTLFRVIRLARIGRVLRLIRGAKGIRTLLFALMMSLPALFNIGLLLFLVMFIYSIFGMSNFAYVKKESGIDDMFNFETFGNSIICLFEITTSAGWDGLLNPILNSGPPDCDPTLENPGTSVRGDCGNPSIGICFFCSYIIISFLIVVNMYIAIILENFNVATEESSEPLGEDDFEMFYETWEKFDPDATQFIAYSRLSDFVDTLQEPLRIAKPNKIKLITLDLPMVPGDKIHCLDILFALTKEVLGDSGEMDALKETMEEKFMAANPSKVSYEPITTTLKRKHEEVCAIKIQRAYRRHLLQRTVKQASYMYRHSRDGNGDGGPEKEGLIANTMSKMYGHENGNSSVQSTGEEKGSSGDSGPSIGLTPISPSDAALPPSPSPGQTVRPGVKESLV, encoded by the exons ATGGCCAGCTCATCTCTGCCCACTCTGGTGCCCCTGGGCCCTGAGAGCCTGCGCCCCTTCACCCGGGAGTCCCTGGCAGCCATAGAACGCCGGGCAGTGGAGGAGGAGGCCCGGCAGCAGCGGAACAAGCAGATGGAGATTGAGGAGCCTGAAAGGAAGCCACGCAGCGACCTGGAGGCTGGCAAGAGCCTGCCCCTTATTTATGGGGACCCCCCACCGGAGGTCATCGGCATCCCCCTGGAGGACCTGGACCCCTACTACAGCGACAAGAAG accTTCATCGTGCTTAACAAGGGCAAGGCCATCTTTCGCTTCTCCGCTACACCAGCTCTCTACATGCTGAGCCCTTTCAGCATCATCAGACGTGGTGCCATCAAGGTGCTCATTCACTC GCTGTTCAGCATGTTCATCATGATCACCATCCTGACGAACTGTGTATTCATGACCATGAGCGACCCGCCTTCCTGGTCCAAGCATGTGGA gtACACATTCACAGGGATCTATACTTTTGAGTCCCTCATCAAGATGCTGGCCCGAGGCTTCTGCATTGACGACTTCACATTCCTCCGGGACCCCTGGAACTGGCTGGACTTCAGTGTCATCATGATGGC GTACCTGACAGAGTTTGTGGACTTGGGCAATATCTCAGCCCTGAGAACCTTCCGGGTGCTGCGGGCCCTGAAAACCATCACAGTCATCCCAG GGCTGAAGACGATCGTGGGGGCCCTGATCCAGTCGGTGAAAAAGCTGTCGGATGTGATGATCCTCACCGTCTTCTGCCTGAGTGTCTTCGCCCTGGTCGGGCTGCAGCTCTTTATGGGAAACCTGCGGCAGAAGTGCGTGCGCTGGCCCCCACCCTTCAACGACACCAACACCACGTGGTACGGAAACGATACGTGGTATGGTAATGAGACGTGGTATGGTAATGAGACGTGGACCGGCCACGAGAGCTGGGCCAGCAACTCTACCTTTGACTGGGACGCCTACATCAATGATGAAG GGAACTTCTATTTCCTGGAGGGTGCCAATGACGCCCTGCTTTGTGGGAACAGCAGTGATGCTGG GCACTGCCCCGAGGGTTACGAGTGTATCAAGGCTGGGCGGAACCCCAACTATGGCTACACCAGCTATGACACCTTCAGCTGGGCCTTCCTGGCTCTCTTCCGCCTCATGACACAGGATTATTGGGAGAACCTCTTCCAGCTG ACCCTCCGAGCAGCTGGGAAGACCTACATGATCTTCTTCGTGGTCATCATTTTCCTGGGCTCCTTCTACCTCATCAATCTGATCCTGGCAGTGGTGGCCATGGCATATGCAGAGCAGAACGAGGCCACCCTGGCTGAGGatcaggagaaagaagaagagttTCAGCAGATGCTGGAGAAATTCAAAAAGCAGCAGGAGGAGCTGGAGAAG GCCAAGGCCGCCCAGGCTCTGGAAGGCGGGGAGGCACATGGGGACCCAGCCCACGGTAAAGACTGCAATGGCAGCCTAGACACATCACCGGGGGAGAAGGGGCCTCCAAGGCAGAGCTGCAGCGCAGACAGCGGTATTTCTGATGCTATGGAAG AGCTGGAAGAGGCCCACCAGAAGTGCCCACCGTGGTGGTACAAGTGTGCCCACAAAGTGCTCATATGGAACTGCTGCGCCCCATGGGTGAAGTTCAAGAACATCATCCACCTGATTGTCATGGACCCCTTTGTGGACCTGGGCATCACCATCTGCATCGTGCTCAACACCCTCTTCATGGCCATGGAGCATTACCCCATGACAGAGGAGTTTGACAACGTGCTCACCGTGGGCAACCTg GTTTTCACAGGCATCTTCACAGCAGAGATGGTACTGAAGCTCATCGCCCTGGACCCCTACGAGTACTTCCAGCAGGGCTGGAACATCTTCGACAGTATCATCGTCACCCTCAGCCTGGTGGAGCTGGGCCTGGCCAACGTGCAGGGACTGTCCGTGCTCCGCTCCTTTCGGCTG CTGCGTGTCTTTAAGCTGGCCAAGTCTTGGCCAACGCTGAACATGCTCATCAAGATCATCGGCAACTCAGTGGGCGCGCTGGGCAACCTGACGCTGGTGCTGGCCATCATCGTGTTCATCTTTGCCGTCGTGGGCATGCAGCTGTTCGGCAAGAGCTACAAGGAGTGTGTGTGCAAAATCGCCGCGGACTGTAGCCTGCCCCGCTGGCACATGCACGACTTCTTCCACTCCTTCCTCATCGTCTTCCGCATCCTGTGCGGGGAGTGGATCGAGACCATGTGGGACTGCATGGAGGTGGCCGGCCAGGCCATGTGCCTCACCGTCTTCCTCATGGTCATGGTCATCGGCAACCTAGTG GTCCTGAACCTCTTCTTGGCGCTGCTGCTGAGCTCCTTCAGCGCCGACAGCCTGGCAGCCTCAGACGAGGACGGCGAGATGAACAACCTGCAGATCGCCATTGGGCGCATCAAGTGGGGCATCGGCTTTGCCAAAGCCTTTCTCCTGGGGCTGCTGCGCGGCAAGATCCTGAGCCCCAAGGAAATCATGCTCAGCCTCGGGGGGCCCGAGGAGGCCGGGGCggcagaggaggctggggagagTGCCTCagaggatgagaagaaggagcCGCCGCCCGAGGAGGATGACAAGGACCTGAAGAAGCACAATCACATCCTGAGCCATGTGGGCCTGGTGGACGGCTCTCCCCCCAGCATTGAGCTGGATCACCTCAACTTCATCAACAACCCCTACCTGACCATTCACGTGCCCATTGCCTCCGAGGAGTCCGACCTGGAGATGCCCACGGAGGAGGACACTGACACTTTCTCAGAGCCTGAGGATGGCAAG CAGCCACCGCAGCCCCTCGATGGGAACTCCTCCGTCTGCAGCACCGCCGACTATAAGCCCCCCGAGGAAGACCCCGAGGAGCAGGCTGAAGAGAACCCCGAAGGGGAGCAGCCTGAGGAGTGCTTCACAGAGG cctgtgTGCAACGCTGCCCTTTCCTCTACGTGGACATCTCCCAGGGCCGCGGGAAGATGTGGTGGACCCTCCGCAGGGCCTGCTTCAAGATCGTCGAGCATAACTGGTTCGAGACCTTCATTGTCTTCATGATCCTGCTCAGCAGCGGGGCCTTG GCCTTCGAGGACATTTACATCGAGCAGCGGCGGACCATCCGCACCATCTTGGAGTATGCAGACAAGGTTTTCACCTACATTTTCATCCTGGAAATGCTGCTCAAGTGGGTGGCCTACGGCTTCAAGGTGTACTTCACCAATGCCTGGTGCTGGCTTGACTTCCTCATTGTGGAT GTCTCCATCATCAGCCTGGTGGCCAACTGGCTGGGCTACTCGGAGCTGGGACCCATCAAATCCCTGAGGACGCTGCGAGCCCTGCGTCCCCTGAGGGCGCTGTCCCGATTTGAGGGCATGAGG GTGGTGGTGAATGCCCTCTTGGGAGCCATCCCCTCCATCATGAACGTGCTGCTTGTCTGCCTCATCTTCTGGCTCATCTTCAGCATCATGGGCGTCAACCTGTTTGCCGGCAAGTTCTACTACTGCATCAATACCACCACCTCTGAGAGGTTTGACATCTCTGAGGTCAACAACAAGTCTGAGTGTGAAAGCCTGATGCACACGGGCCAGGTCCGCTGGCTCAACGTCAAGGTCAACTATGACAATGTGGGTCTAGGCTACCTCTCCCTCCTGCAGGTG GCCACCTTCAAGGGCTGGATGGACATCATGTATGCAGCTGTGGACTCCCGGGAG AAGGAGGAACAGCCACAGTATGAGGTGAACATCTACATGTACCTCTATTTTGTCATCTTCATCATCTTCGGGTCCTTCTTCACCCTCAACCTCTTTATTGGCGTCATCATCGACAACTTCaaccagcagaagaagaag TTTGGAGGGAAAGACATCTTCATGAcggaggaacagaagaaatactaTAATGCCATGAAGAAGCTTGGCTCCAAGAAGCCTCAGAAGCCAATTCCCCGGCCCCAG AACAAGATCCAGGGCATGGTGTACGACTGCGTGACTAAGCAGGTGTTCGACATCACGATCATGATCCTCATCTGCCTCAACATGGTCACCATGATGGTGGAGACAGACGACCAGAGCCAGCTCAAAGTGGACATCCTGTACAACATCAACATGgtcttcatcatcatcttcaccgGGGAGTGTGTGCTCAAGATGCTCGCCCTGCGCCAGTACTATTTCACCGTCGGCTGGAACATCTTCGACTTTGTGGTTGTCATCCTGTCCATTGTGG GACTCGCGCTCTCCGATCTGATCCAGAAATACTTCGTGTCACCCACACTGTTCCGAGTGATCCGCCTGGCACGGATCGGGCGTGTCCTGCGGCTGATCCGCGGGGCCAAGGGCATCCGGACTCTGCTCTTTGCCCTCATGATGTCCCTGCCTGCCCTCTTCAACATcggcctcctcctcttcctggtcaTGTTTATCTACTCCATCTTCGGCATGTCCAACTTTGCCTATGTCAAGAAGGAGTCGGGCATCGACGACATGTTCAACTTTGAGACCTTTGGCAACAGCATCATCTGCCTCTTCGAGATCACCACGTCGGCTGGCTGGGATGGGCTCCTCAACCCCATCCTCAACAGCGGGCCCCCTGACTGTGACCCTACACTCGAAAACCCAGGCACTAGTGTCAGGGGCGACTGTGGCAACCCCTCCATCGGCATCTGCTTCTTCTGCAGCTACATCATCATCTCCTTCCTCATCGTGGTCAACATGTACATTGCCATCATCCTGGAGAACTTCAACGTGGCCACTGAGGAGAGCAGCGAGCCCCTTGGCGAGGATGACTTTGAGATGTTCTACGAAACGTGGGAGAAGTTTGACCCTGACGCCACGCAGTTCATTGCCTACAGCCGCCTCTCTGACTTTGTGGACACCCTGCAGGAGCCACTGAGAATCGCCAAGCCCAACAAGATCAAGCTCATCACGCTGGACCTGCCCATGGTGCCAGGGGACAAGATCCACTGCCTGGACATCCTCTTTGCCCTCACCAAGGAAGTCCTAGGTGACTCTGGGGAAATGGACGCCCTCAAGGAGACCATGGAGGAGAAGTTCATGGCAGCCAACCCCTCCAAAGTCTCCTATGagcccatcaccaccaccctcaAGAGGAAGCATGAGGAGGTGTGTGCCATCAAGATCCAGAGGGCCTACCGCCGGCACCTGCTCCAGCGCACTGTGAAGCAGGCATCCTACATGTACCGCCACAGCCGGGATGGCAATGGGGATGGGGGTCCTGAGAAGGAGGGCCTGATCGCCAACACCATGAGCAAGATGTATGGCCACGAGAATGGGAACAGCAGTGTGCAGAGCACAGGTGAGGAAAAGGGCTCATCAGGGGACTCTGGACCTTCCATAGGACTCACACCCATCAGCCCCTCAGAcgctgccctccctccttccccatccccaggGCAGACAGTGCGCCCGGGGGTCAAGGAATCTCTCGTCTAG
- the SCN4A gene encoding sodium channel protein type 4 subunit alpha isoform X1 yields the protein MFIMITILTNCVFMTMSDPPSWSKHVEYTFTGIYTFESLIKMLARGFCIDDFTFLRDPWNWLDFSVIMMAYLTEFVDLGNISALRTFRVLRALKTITVIPGLKTIVGALIQSVKKLSDVMILTVFCLSVFALVGLQLFMGNLRQKCVRWPPPFNDTNTTWYGNDTWYGNETWYGNETWTGHESWASNSTFDWDAYINDEGNFYFLEGANDALLCGNSSDAGHCPEGYECIKAGRNPNYGYTSYDTFSWAFLALFRLMTQDYWENLFQLTLRAAGKTYMIFFVVIIFLGSFYLINLILAVVAMAYAEQNEATLAEDQEKEEEFQQMLEKFKKQQEELEKAKAAQALEGGEAHGDPAHGKDCNGSLDTSPGEKGPPRQSCSADSGISDAMEELEEAHQKCPPWWYKCAHKVLIWNCCAPWVKFKNIIHLIVMDPFVDLGITICIVLNTLFMAMEHYPMTEEFDNVLTVGNLVFTGIFTAEMVLKLIALDPYEYFQQGWNIFDSIIVTLSLVELGLANVQGLSVLRSFRLLRVFKLAKSWPTLNMLIKIIGNSVGALGNLTLVLAIIVFIFAVVGMQLFGKSYKECVCKIAADCSLPRWHMHDFFHSFLIVFRILCGEWIETMWDCMEVAGQAMCLTVFLMVMVIGNLVVLNLFLALLLSSFSADSLAASDEDGEMNNLQIAIGRIKWGIGFAKAFLLGLLRGKILSPKEIMLSLGGPEEAGAAEEAGESASEDEKKEPPPEEDDKDLKKHNHILSHVGLVDGSPPSIELDHLNFINNPYLTIHVPIASEESDLEMPTEEDTDTFSEPEDGKQPPQPLDGNSSVCSTADYKPPEEDPEEQAEENPEGEQPEECFTEACVQRCPFLYVDISQGRGKMWWTLRRACFKIVEHNWFETFIVFMILLSSGALAFEDIYIEQRRTIRTILEYADKVFTYIFILEMLLKWVAYGFKVYFTNAWCWLDFLIVDVSIISLVANWLGYSELGPIKSLRTLRALRPLRALSRFEGMRVVVNALLGAIPSIMNVLLVCLIFWLIFSIMGVNLFAGKFYYCINTTTSERFDISEVNNKSECESLMHTGQVRWLNVKVNYDNVGLGYLSLLQVATFKGWMDIMYAAVDSREKEEQPQYEVNIYMYLYFVIFIIFGSFFTLNLFIGVIIDNFNQQKKKFGGKDIFMTEEQKKYYNAMKKLGSKKPQKPIPRPQNKIQGMVYDCVTKQVFDITIMILICLNMVTMMVETDDQSQLKVDILYNINMVFIIIFTGECVLKMLALRQYYFTVGWNIFDFVVVILSIVGLALSDLIQKYFVSPTLFRVIRLARIGRVLRLIRGAKGIRTLLFALMMSLPALFNIGLLLFLVMFIYSIFGMSNFAYVKKESGIDDMFNFETFGNSIICLFEITTSAGWDGLLNPILNSGPPDCDPTLENPGTSVRGDCGNPSIGICFFCSYIIISFLIVVNMYIAIILENFNVATEESSEPLGEDDFEMFYETWEKFDPDATQFIAYSRLSDFVDTLQEPLRIAKPNKIKLITLDLPMVPGDKIHCLDILFALTKEVLGDSGEMDALKETMEEKFMAANPSKVSYEPITTTLKRKHEEVCAIKIQRAYRRHLLQRTVKQASYMYRHSRDGNGDGGPEKEGLIANTMSKMYGHENGNSSVQSTGEEKGSSGDSGPSIGLTPISPSDAALPPSPSPGQTVRPGVKESLV from the exons ATGTTCATCATGATCACCATCCTGACGAACTGTGTATTCATGACCATGAGCGACCCGCCTTCCTGGTCCAAGCATGTGGA gtACACATTCACAGGGATCTATACTTTTGAGTCCCTCATCAAGATGCTGGCCCGAGGCTTCTGCATTGACGACTTCACATTCCTCCGGGACCCCTGGAACTGGCTGGACTTCAGTGTCATCATGATGGC GTACCTGACAGAGTTTGTGGACTTGGGCAATATCTCAGCCCTGAGAACCTTCCGGGTGCTGCGGGCCCTGAAAACCATCACAGTCATCCCAG GGCTGAAGACGATCGTGGGGGCCCTGATCCAGTCGGTGAAAAAGCTGTCGGATGTGATGATCCTCACCGTCTTCTGCCTGAGTGTCTTCGCCCTGGTCGGGCTGCAGCTCTTTATGGGAAACCTGCGGCAGAAGTGCGTGCGCTGGCCCCCACCCTTCAACGACACCAACACCACGTGGTACGGAAACGATACGTGGTATGGTAATGAGACGTGGTATGGTAATGAGACGTGGACCGGCCACGAGAGCTGGGCCAGCAACTCTACCTTTGACTGGGACGCCTACATCAATGATGAAG GGAACTTCTATTTCCTGGAGGGTGCCAATGACGCCCTGCTTTGTGGGAACAGCAGTGATGCTGG GCACTGCCCCGAGGGTTACGAGTGTATCAAGGCTGGGCGGAACCCCAACTATGGCTACACCAGCTATGACACCTTCAGCTGGGCCTTCCTGGCTCTCTTCCGCCTCATGACACAGGATTATTGGGAGAACCTCTTCCAGCTG ACCCTCCGAGCAGCTGGGAAGACCTACATGATCTTCTTCGTGGTCATCATTTTCCTGGGCTCCTTCTACCTCATCAATCTGATCCTGGCAGTGGTGGCCATGGCATATGCAGAGCAGAACGAGGCCACCCTGGCTGAGGatcaggagaaagaagaagagttTCAGCAGATGCTGGAGAAATTCAAAAAGCAGCAGGAGGAGCTGGAGAAG GCCAAGGCCGCCCAGGCTCTGGAAGGCGGGGAGGCACATGGGGACCCAGCCCACGGTAAAGACTGCAATGGCAGCCTAGACACATCACCGGGGGAGAAGGGGCCTCCAAGGCAGAGCTGCAGCGCAGACAGCGGTATTTCTGATGCTATGGAAG AGCTGGAAGAGGCCCACCAGAAGTGCCCACCGTGGTGGTACAAGTGTGCCCACAAAGTGCTCATATGGAACTGCTGCGCCCCATGGGTGAAGTTCAAGAACATCATCCACCTGATTGTCATGGACCCCTTTGTGGACCTGGGCATCACCATCTGCATCGTGCTCAACACCCTCTTCATGGCCATGGAGCATTACCCCATGACAGAGGAGTTTGACAACGTGCTCACCGTGGGCAACCTg GTTTTCACAGGCATCTTCACAGCAGAGATGGTACTGAAGCTCATCGCCCTGGACCCCTACGAGTACTTCCAGCAGGGCTGGAACATCTTCGACAGTATCATCGTCACCCTCAGCCTGGTGGAGCTGGGCCTGGCCAACGTGCAGGGACTGTCCGTGCTCCGCTCCTTTCGGCTG CTGCGTGTCTTTAAGCTGGCCAAGTCTTGGCCAACGCTGAACATGCTCATCAAGATCATCGGCAACTCAGTGGGCGCGCTGGGCAACCTGACGCTGGTGCTGGCCATCATCGTGTTCATCTTTGCCGTCGTGGGCATGCAGCTGTTCGGCAAGAGCTACAAGGAGTGTGTGTGCAAAATCGCCGCGGACTGTAGCCTGCCCCGCTGGCACATGCACGACTTCTTCCACTCCTTCCTCATCGTCTTCCGCATCCTGTGCGGGGAGTGGATCGAGACCATGTGGGACTGCATGGAGGTGGCCGGCCAGGCCATGTGCCTCACCGTCTTCCTCATGGTCATGGTCATCGGCAACCTAGTG GTCCTGAACCTCTTCTTGGCGCTGCTGCTGAGCTCCTTCAGCGCCGACAGCCTGGCAGCCTCAGACGAGGACGGCGAGATGAACAACCTGCAGATCGCCATTGGGCGCATCAAGTGGGGCATCGGCTTTGCCAAAGCCTTTCTCCTGGGGCTGCTGCGCGGCAAGATCCTGAGCCCCAAGGAAATCATGCTCAGCCTCGGGGGGCCCGAGGAGGCCGGGGCggcagaggaggctggggagagTGCCTCagaggatgagaagaaggagcCGCCGCCCGAGGAGGATGACAAGGACCTGAAGAAGCACAATCACATCCTGAGCCATGTGGGCCTGGTGGACGGCTCTCCCCCCAGCATTGAGCTGGATCACCTCAACTTCATCAACAACCCCTACCTGACCATTCACGTGCCCATTGCCTCCGAGGAGTCCGACCTGGAGATGCCCACGGAGGAGGACACTGACACTTTCTCAGAGCCTGAGGATGGCAAG CAGCCACCGCAGCCCCTCGATGGGAACTCCTCCGTCTGCAGCACCGCCGACTATAAGCCCCCCGAGGAAGACCCCGAGGAGCAGGCTGAAGAGAACCCCGAAGGGGAGCAGCCTGAGGAGTGCTTCACAGAGG cctgtgTGCAACGCTGCCCTTTCCTCTACGTGGACATCTCCCAGGGCCGCGGGAAGATGTGGTGGACCCTCCGCAGGGCCTGCTTCAAGATCGTCGAGCATAACTGGTTCGAGACCTTCATTGTCTTCATGATCCTGCTCAGCAGCGGGGCCTTG GCCTTCGAGGACATTTACATCGAGCAGCGGCGGACCATCCGCACCATCTTGGAGTATGCAGACAAGGTTTTCACCTACATTTTCATCCTGGAAATGCTGCTCAAGTGGGTGGCCTACGGCTTCAAGGTGTACTTCACCAATGCCTGGTGCTGGCTTGACTTCCTCATTGTGGAT GTCTCCATCATCAGCCTGGTGGCCAACTGGCTGGGCTACTCGGAGCTGGGACCCATCAAATCCCTGAGGACGCTGCGAGCCCTGCGTCCCCTGAGGGCGCTGTCCCGATTTGAGGGCATGAGG GTGGTGGTGAATGCCCTCTTGGGAGCCATCCCCTCCATCATGAACGTGCTGCTTGTCTGCCTCATCTTCTGGCTCATCTTCAGCATCATGGGCGTCAACCTGTTTGCCGGCAAGTTCTACTACTGCATCAATACCACCACCTCTGAGAGGTTTGACATCTCTGAGGTCAACAACAAGTCTGAGTGTGAAAGCCTGATGCACACGGGCCAGGTCCGCTGGCTCAACGTCAAGGTCAACTATGACAATGTGGGTCTAGGCTACCTCTCCCTCCTGCAGGTG GCCACCTTCAAGGGCTGGATGGACATCATGTATGCAGCTGTGGACTCCCGGGAG AAGGAGGAACAGCCACAGTATGAGGTGAACATCTACATGTACCTCTATTTTGTCATCTTCATCATCTTCGGGTCCTTCTTCACCCTCAACCTCTTTATTGGCGTCATCATCGACAACTTCaaccagcagaagaagaag TTTGGAGGGAAAGACATCTTCATGAcggaggaacagaagaaatactaTAATGCCATGAAGAAGCTTGGCTCCAAGAAGCCTCAGAAGCCAATTCCCCGGCCCCAG AACAAGATCCAGGGCATGGTGTACGACTGCGTGACTAAGCAGGTGTTCGACATCACGATCATGATCCTCATCTGCCTCAACATGGTCACCATGATGGTGGAGACAGACGACCAGAGCCAGCTCAAAGTGGACATCCTGTACAACATCAACATGgtcttcatcatcatcttcaccgGGGAGTGTGTGCTCAAGATGCTCGCCCTGCGCCAGTACTATTTCACCGTCGGCTGGAACATCTTCGACTTTGTGGTTGTCATCCTGTCCATTGTGG GACTCGCGCTCTCCGATCTGATCCAGAAATACTTCGTGTCACCCACACTGTTCCGAGTGATCCGCCTGGCACGGATCGGGCGTGTCCTGCGGCTGATCCGCGGGGCCAAGGGCATCCGGACTCTGCTCTTTGCCCTCATGATGTCCCTGCCTGCCCTCTTCAACATcggcctcctcctcttcctggtcaTGTTTATCTACTCCATCTTCGGCATGTCCAACTTTGCCTATGTCAAGAAGGAGTCGGGCATCGACGACATGTTCAACTTTGAGACCTTTGGCAACAGCATCATCTGCCTCTTCGAGATCACCACGTCGGCTGGCTGGGATGGGCTCCTCAACCCCATCCTCAACAGCGGGCCCCCTGACTGTGACCCTACACTCGAAAACCCAGGCACTAGTGTCAGGGGCGACTGTGGCAACCCCTCCATCGGCATCTGCTTCTTCTGCAGCTACATCATCATCTCCTTCCTCATCGTGGTCAACATGTACATTGCCATCATCCTGGAGAACTTCAACGTGGCCACTGAGGAGAGCAGCGAGCCCCTTGGCGAGGATGACTTTGAGATGTTCTACGAAACGTGGGAGAAGTTTGACCCTGACGCCACGCAGTTCATTGCCTACAGCCGCCTCTCTGACTTTGTGGACACCCTGCAGGAGCCACTGAGAATCGCCAAGCCCAACAAGATCAAGCTCATCACGCTGGACCTGCCCATGGTGCCAGGGGACAAGATCCACTGCCTGGACATCCTCTTTGCCCTCACCAAGGAAGTCCTAGGTGACTCTGGGGAAATGGACGCCCTCAAGGAGACCATGGAGGAGAAGTTCATGGCAGCCAACCCCTCCAAAGTCTCCTATGagcccatcaccaccaccctcaAGAGGAAGCATGAGGAGGTGTGTGCCATCAAGATCCAGAGGGCCTACCGCCGGCACCTGCTCCAGCGCACTGTGAAGCAGGCATCCTACATGTACCGCCACAGCCGGGATGGCAATGGGGATGGGGGTCCTGAGAAGGAGGGCCTGATCGCCAACACCATGAGCAAGATGTATGGCCACGAGAATGGGAACAGCAGTGTGCAGAGCACAGGTGAGGAAAAGGGCTCATCAGGGGACTCTGGACCTTCCATAGGACTCACACCCATCAGCCCCTCAGAcgctgccctccctccttccccatccccaggGCAGACAGTGCGCCCGGGGGTCAAGGAATCTCTCGTCTAG